The following proteins come from a genomic window of Companilactobacillus pabuli:
- the prfA gene encoding peptide chain release factor 1, with product MDKIFEQLETLLERYQELQELMSDPEVINDTKRYMAYSKEEADMRDVVAAFKHYKELKQSISDSDEILRETDDPEMEAMAKDELESSKKEIDEVEHQITLLMLPKDPNDDKNIIMEIRGAAGGDEASLFAADLLTMYSKYAEKQGWSFDIIDETDTEVGGYKDVAVMITGTKVYSKLKFENGAHRVQRVPSTESQGRVHTSTATVAVMPEYDEVDIDIDPKDIRTDVYRSSGAGGQHINKTSSAVRMTHLPTGIVVAMQDQRSQQQNRQKAMQILKSRVYDYYESQNQNEYDEQRKSAVGTGDRSERIRTYNYPQNRVTDHRIGLSLNKLDRVMNGDLEEIIDALIVHDQAQKLEQIQSGEAKLF from the coding sequence TTGGATAAAATATTTGAACAACTAGAAACATTGCTTGAAAGATATCAAGAACTTCAAGAATTAATGAGTGATCCTGAAGTTATCAACGATACAAAACGTTATATGGCTTACTCAAAAGAAGAAGCTGACATGCGTGATGTTGTTGCTGCTTTCAAGCACTACAAAGAACTAAAGCAAAGCATCAGTGACAGTGACGAAATTCTTCGTGAAACTGATGATCCTGAAATGGAAGCAATGGCAAAGGATGAATTAGAAAGTTCCAAGAAAGAAATTGATGAAGTTGAACATCAAATTACTTTGTTGATGCTTCCTAAAGATCCTAATGACGATAAGAATATTATCATGGAAATTCGTGGTGCCGCTGGTGGTGACGAAGCTAGTTTGTTTGCTGCGGACTTATTGACTATGTACAGTAAATACGCTGAAAAACAAGGCTGGAGCTTTGATATCATCGATGAAACTGATACTGAAGTCGGTGGCTACAAAGATGTTGCGGTCATGATCACAGGAACAAAAGTTTACTCAAAACTTAAGTTTGAAAATGGTGCTCATCGTGTACAACGTGTTCCTTCAACTGAGTCTCAAGGTCGTGTTCATACATCAACTGCTACTGTGGCAGTAATGCCTGAATATGATGAAGTAGATATTGATATTGATCCAAAAGACATTAGAACTGATGTTTATCGTTCATCTGGTGCCGGTGGTCAGCATATCAATAAGACTTCATCTGCTGTTCGTATGACTCACTTACCAACTGGTATCGTTGTTGCCATGCAAGATCAACGTTCACAACAACAAAACCGTCAAAAAGCTATGCAAATTTTGAAATCTCGTGTTTATGATTACTATGAATCACAAAATCAAAATGAATACGATGAACAACGTAAATCTGCTGTTGGTACTGGTGACCGTTCTGAACGTATTAGAACTTACAATTATCCACAAAACCGTGTTACCGATCACCGTATCGGTCTATCTTTGAATAAACTTGACCGTGTTATGAATGGTGATTTAGAAGAAATAATTGATGCCTTGATCGTTCATGACCAAGCTCAAAAGTTGGAGCAAATTCAAAGTGGAGAAGCTAAGCTATTCTAA
- the atpH gene encoding ATP synthase F1 subunit delta, with protein MKLSKYQVGKRYSKALFEVAEEQNSIEEVLEDLKSLKTVYEENPSLSFALAGRSISRTEKIKILDTLKSQFGELMQDFLGLVFDNNRMDCVTDIADAFIEKYDEVNGIVEATVKTAIDLDEAQISHLESVIKERFSVNKVNLTKIVDPTIIGGVVIRVGDQVIDGSVVKRFNDIKRTLLVNN; from the coding sequence ATGAAACTAAGTAAATATCAAGTGGGAAAACGATATAGTAAGGCACTTTTTGAAGTAGCCGAAGAACAAAATTCCATAGAAGAAGTGCTTGAAGATTTAAAGTCTTTGAAAACTGTCTATGAAGAAAATCCTAGCTTGAGCTTTGCTCTTGCAGGACGTTCTATTTCTCGCACTGAAAAGATCAAAATTTTGGATACATTGAAGAGCCAATTTGGTGAATTGATGCAAGATTTCTTGGGATTAGTTTTTGACAACAATCGTATGGACTGTGTGACTGATATTGCTGACGCATTCATTGAAAAATATGATGAAGTTAACGGTATCGTTGAAGCAACAGTTAAAACAGCGATTGACTTGGATGAAGCACAAATCAGTCATCTTGAATCCGTAATTAAAGAGAGATTTTCAGTAAATAAAGTAAATTTAACGAAAATAGTTGATCCTACTATTATCGGTGGCGTTGTGATCCGTGTTGGAGATCAAGTTATCGATGGTAGTGTTGTTAAGAGATTTAATGACATCAAGAGAACACTATTGGTTAATAATTAA
- a CDS encoding L-threonylcarbamoyladenylate synthase → METEILENTQIQEAADFLAKGQLVAFPTETVYGLGADATRPDVVKDVYAAKGRPSDNPLIVHVASPEMVWEYADNSYKPLAQKLMKAFWPGPLTIIMPIQPGKLSKAVTGGLTTAAFRMPNNKATLDLIKTFGKPIVGPSANTSGKPSPTLAKHVYHDLHGKIAAILDDGPTKLGVESTVIDLSVDVPTILRPGMIDSDDLLKVIDNVNSDHHKVTATEVPKAPGMKYKHYAPSAQVIIVDDVKDFPEAIAEYSKKDASLGVLATDAILKEVPENITTFSLGDDVYSASKELFAGLRQLDVDHMDYILAQGFPDEGHGVAYSNRLNKSAGNAHYKN, encoded by the coding sequence TTGGAAACTGAGATACTAGAGAATACACAGATTCAAGAAGCTGCAGATTTCCTAGCCAAAGGACAACTAGTTGCTTTTCCAACTGAAACTGTCTATGGCTTAGGTGCTGACGCGACAAGACCTGATGTAGTCAAAGATGTCTATGCTGCTAAAGGACGTCCAAGCGATAATCCTTTGATCGTCCATGTTGCTAGTCCTGAAATGGTCTGGGAATATGCCGACAACAGCTACAAACCTTTGGCCCAGAAGCTAATGAAAGCTTTTTGGCCGGGTCCATTGACAATCATTATGCCAATACAACCTGGGAAACTTTCTAAGGCAGTTACAGGGGGACTGACGACTGCTGCTTTTAGAATGCCTAATAATAAGGCGACTTTGGATCTTATTAAAACTTTTGGCAAACCAATTGTAGGTCCATCTGCTAATACAAGTGGCAAGCCTAGTCCAACTTTAGCAAAACATGTTTACCACGATTTACATGGTAAGATTGCAGCTATCTTAGATGATGGTCCAACTAAATTGGGAGTAGAATCGACTGTCATTGATTTATCTGTTGATGTACCAACGATTTTACGTCCAGGGATGATTGATTCAGATGACTTATTGAAGGTTATCGACAATGTCAATTCAGATCATCATAAAGTAACTGCAACAGAAGTTCCTAAGGCACCAGGGATGAAGTACAAGCACTATGCGCCAAGCGCTCAAGTCATTATTGTTGATGACGTCAAAGACTTTCCAGAAGCGATTGCTGAATACAGCAAAAAAGATGCTTCGTTAGGGGTCTTAGCTACTGATGCAATTCTAAAAGAAGTACCTGAAAACATCACTACTTTTTCTTTGGGTGATGATGTTTATAGCGCTTCCAAAGAATTATTTGCAGGATTGCGTCAATTGGATGTTGACCATATGGATTACATCTTGGCTCAAGGCTTCCCTGATGAAGGTCATGGAGTTGCATACAGCAACCGTTTGAACAAATCAGCAGGCAATGCACATTACAAAAACTAA
- the atpE gene encoding F0F1 ATP synthase subunit C codes for MKDIAAALAAGIAALGASIGNGLVISKTLEGMARQPEVADKLRGTMFIGVGLIEAVPIIAIAIAFVILFV; via the coding sequence ATGAAGGATATTGCGGCAGCTCTTGCAGCTGGTATCGCTGCTCTTGGAGCATCAATCGGTAACGGACTTGTTATTTCAAAAACTCTTGAAGGTATGGCTCGTCAACCAGAAGTAGCTGATAAATTAAGAGGAACAATGTTCATTGGTGTTGGTCTTATCGAAGCTGTTCCTATCATTGCCATTGCTATTGCGTTCGTTATTCTTTTCGTTTAA
- a CDS encoding Mur ligase family protein, translating to MTFKSSIATITGKTSYFILSKFFNGGSSYPGKIAYKIDPDILKSLGKDYDLIVVTGTNGKTLTTSLINKMLIQKYNDVLTNPTGSNMIQGIVTSFVTHHKTSKKPLAVLEVDEANVPIICKYIKPKYFVLTNIFRDQMDRYGEIYTTYQKIVDGIKMAPDATVIANGDAAIFSSKDLPNKFIYYGFSDKGHENEDFKAPTNTDGVLCPKCNHIIHYHMISYANLGSYFCPNCGFKRHELKYQVTDISTLLPNKTEFEIDGNKFTMNIGGKYNVYNALAAYAVASEMGISVEQMQKAFTYDEKVFGRQETINVDGKDVNIILVKNPVGLNQVIETVLSDKDPYTLAFLLNANYADGIDTSWIWDANFEDFDYDKLPLVITGGKRVKDVTYRFKIAGLDMKKNKETVKIEDFVKEIPNIPTDKIYVLATYTAMLSLRKSLMEKGYIKQK from the coding sequence ATGACATTTAAATCAAGTATAGCAACAATTACAGGTAAAACATCATATTTTATTTTGAGCAAATTTTTTAATGGTGGCTCTTCATATCCCGGAAAAATTGCTTATAAAATTGATCCAGATATTTTGAAAAGTCTTGGTAAGGATTACGATTTGATTGTCGTTACGGGTACAAACGGGAAAACTTTGACAACTTCTTTGATCAATAAGATGTTGATTCAAAAATATAACGACGTCTTAACTAATCCAACCGGTTCCAACATGATTCAAGGAATCGTTACTAGTTTCGTTACCCATCACAAAACGAGCAAGAAGCCTTTGGCAGTCTTGGAAGTTGACGAAGCCAACGTCCCTATCATTTGTAAGTACATCAAACCAAAATATTTCGTCTTAACTAACATTTTCCGTGACCAGATGGACCGCTATGGTGAAATCTACACTACTTATCAAAAAATCGTCGATGGAATCAAAATGGCACCAGATGCCACAGTCATTGCCAATGGTGATGCTGCTATCTTCTCTTCAAAGGATTTACCAAACAAGTTTATCTACTACGGTTTCTCTGATAAAGGACATGAAAATGAAGATTTCAAAGCACCAACCAACACTGACGGTGTCTTGTGTCCTAAGTGTAATCACATCATTCACTACCACATGATTTCTTATGCTAATCTTGGTAGTTATTTCTGTCCTAACTGTGGTTTCAAACGACACGAATTAAAATACCAAGTTACAGACATTTCAACCTTGCTCCCTAACAAAACTGAATTTGAAATCGATGGTAACAAGTTCACGATGAATATCGGTGGAAAATACAACGTTTATAACGCTTTGGCCGCATATGCAGTTGCTTCAGAAATGGGTATCAGCGTTGAACAAATGCAAAAAGCTTTCACTTACGATGAAAAAGTCTTTGGTCGTCAGGAAACTATCAATGTTGATGGCAAAGACGTCAATATTATTCTAGTTAAGAATCCCGTTGGCTTGAATCAAGTTATCGAAACTGTTCTCAGTGACAAAGATCCTTATACTTTAGCATTCTTGTTAAATGCTAATTACGCTGACGGAATTGATACTAGTTGGATCTGGGACGCCAATTTCGAAGATTTTGACTACGACAAATTGCCGCTAGTTATCACTGGTGGTAAACGTGTCAAAGATGTCACTTATCGCTTTAAGATTGCCGGTTTGGATATGAAGAAAAACAAAGAAACCGTTAAAATTGAAGACTTCGTTAAAGAAATTCCAAATATTCCAACAGATAAAATTTATGTCCTAGCAACTTACACAGCCATGCTCAGTTTACGTAAGAGTTTAATGGAAAAAGGATATATCAAACAAAAATAA
- the prmC gene encoding peptide chain release factor N(5)-glutamine methyltransferase, whose amino-acid sequence MTKLKSWSKFKVEKLSYSNALKRAFSVLKSQNKFPEDAQYLMEELSGFNYTQLQLHRNDEVPTDIMRKFRDGLMRLGMDEPVQYILGYAYFMNRNFSVNENVLIPRNDTEEMVQQIIDEHPKNDLSICDIGTGSGIIAITLGIEFPEDDILATDISKEALQVAQLNADNYQTNNVFFKQSDLFKSIDPQKFDIVVSNPPYIAEDEKKDMDPSVIKFEPDLALYGKDNGLEFYENITQQIDNYLSDDGILYMEFGFRQKNAIKAIFRDNLPNYVVEFHKDISGNYRYLKAKKEM is encoded by the coding sequence ATGACCAAGCTCAAAAGTTGGAGCAAATTCAAAGTGGAGAAGCTAAGCTATTCTAACGCCCTGAAAAGGGCTTTTTCTGTGTTAAAAAGCCAAAATAAATTTCCTGAAGATGCACAGTACTTAATGGAAGAGTTAAGTGGTTTTAACTATACCCAGCTACAATTGCATCGAAACGATGAAGTTCCGACTGATATTATGCGGAAGTTTCGTGATGGGTTGATGCGTCTAGGGATGGATGAGCCAGTGCAATACATTTTAGGATATGCATATTTTATGAATCGTAACTTTTCTGTTAATGAGAACGTACTGATTCCACGAAATGATACTGAGGAAATGGTTCAACAAATTATTGATGAACATCCAAAGAACGATTTGTCGATTTGTGATATTGGAACAGGCTCAGGAATAATTGCGATAACTTTAGGAATTGAGTTTCCTGAAGACGATATTTTGGCGACTGATATTTCAAAAGAAGCTCTACAAGTGGCACAGTTAAATGCCGATAATTATCAAACGAACAATGTCTTTTTTAAGCAAAGTGATTTATTTAAATCAATTGATCCGCAAAAATTTGATATTGTTGTTTCCAATCCACCATACATTGCTGAAGACGAAAAAAAGGACATGGATCCAAGTGTTATTAAATTTGAACCGGATTTGGCTTTATATGGGAAGGATAATGGGTTAGAATTCTATGAGAATATTACGCAACAGATCGATAATTATCTTTCTGATGATGGTATTTTGTATATGGAGTTCGGTTTTCGACAAAAAAACGCAATAAAAGCGATTTTTCGTGATAATTTACCTAATTATGTTGTAGAATTTCATAAAGATATAAGTGGGAATTACCGATATCTAAAAGCTAAAAAGGAGATGTAG
- the atpF gene encoding F0F1 ATP synthase subunit B has translation MLAGLLVLGAGQVALGDMLFILISFIILALLVKHFAWGPVTKMMDARSEKITGDLDYADQERTRAKKLAEEREGALKNSRAEAVEIVNKAKESGETQKKSIVSDAHSEAEELRQRAKSDAAKAKQDALSDAQNDIANLSLEIASKVISKELNADDQKSLIDSYIKELTVNETK, from the coding sequence ATATTGGCAGGTTTATTAGTTCTCGGAGCTGGTCAAGTAGCTTTGGGTGACATGCTTTTCATTCTTATTTCTTTCATCATTTTGGCACTCTTAGTAAAACATTTTGCTTGGGGTCCTGTTACAAAAATGATGGATGCCAGATCTGAAAAGATCACTGGCGATCTTGATTATGCGGATCAGGAACGCACACGTGCTAAAAAGTTGGCTGAAGAACGTGAAGGTGCTCTTAAAAATTCACGTGCTGAAGCAGTTGAAATTGTTAATAAAGCAAAGGAAAGCGGTGAGACTCAAAAGAAGTCTATCGTATCCGATGCTCATAGCGAAGCTGAAGAATTAAGACAAAGAGCTAAATCTGATGCAGCTAAGGCTAAACAAGATGCGTTGTCAGATGCTCAAAATGACATTGCAAACTTGTCTTTGGAAATTGCTTCAAAAGTTATTTCTAAAGAACTTAATGCAGACGATCAAAAGTCACTAATCGACTCTTATATTAAGGAGTTGACGGTAAATGAAACTAAGTAA
- a CDS encoding thymidine kinase has product MAQLFFKYGAMNSGKSIEILKVAHNYEEQGKSVILMTSILDTRSGHGKIESRMGLNRDAIALKDDSNVYEIVKKENPNASCVLIDECEFMTKDQVLQATQVVDDLGIPVMAFGLKNDFKNELFEGTKYLLLYADKLEEMKTICWFCTKKATMNMRMANGKPVYDGEQVVIGGNEMYYPVCRRHYNHPPMLDEN; this is encoded by the coding sequence TTGGCTCAATTATTTTTTAAATATGGTGCTATGAATAGTGGAAAATCGATTGAGATTTTGAAAGTAGCCCATAACTATGAAGAACAAGGCAAGTCAGTTATCTTAATGACTAGTATTTTGGACACTCGCTCTGGACATGGAAAAATCGAAAGTCGCATGGGTTTAAATCGTGATGCGATTGCTTTGAAAGATGATTCCAACGTTTATGAAATTGTTAAAAAAGAAAATCCTAATGCATCTTGTGTTTTGATTGATGAATGTGAGTTTATGACTAAGGACCAAGTCCTACAAGCAACTCAAGTTGTTGATGACTTAGGCATTCCCGTTATGGCATTCGGTTTGAAGAATGATTTCAAAAATGAGTTATTTGAAGGTACAAAGTATCTTTTGTTGTACGCAGATAAGTTGGAAGAAATGAAGACTATTTGCTGGTTCTGTACAAAAAAAGCTACAATGAATATGCGTATGGCTAATGGTAAACCAGTTTATGATGGTGAACAGGTTGTGATCGGTGGCAATGAAATGTACTATCCAGTTTGCCGTCGTCACTATAACCATCCTCCAATGCTTGATGAAAATTAA
- the upp gene encoding uracil phosphoribosyltransferase yields the protein MSKFTVLNHPLIQHKLTIIRNKHTGTKVFREVANEIGELMVYEITRDLPLKDVEVETPMGKSTQKVLAGKKLAVIPILRAGLGMVDGVLELIPAAKVGHIGMYRDEKTLKPHEYFVKLPSDIDQRELFIVDPMLATGGSANMAIDALKKRGAKHMRLVVLVAAPEGVKAVQDAHPDVDIYAASLDEKITDSGYIFPGLGDAGDRLFGTK from the coding sequence ATGTCTAAATTTACAGTATTGAACCACCCATTGATCCAACATAAACTTACAATTATCCGTAACAAGCACACAGGTACAAAGGTATTCCGTGAAGTTGCCAACGAAATTGGTGAACTAATGGTTTATGAAATTACTCGTGACTTGCCATTAAAGGATGTTGAAGTTGAAACACCAATGGGCAAATCTACACAAAAGGTGCTTGCCGGTAAGAAATTAGCTGTTATTCCTATTTTGCGTGCTGGTTTAGGAATGGTTGACGGTGTACTAGAATTGATCCCAGCTGCCAAGGTTGGTCACATTGGTATGTATCGTGATGAAAAAACATTGAAACCACATGAATATTTTGTAAAGCTACCTAGCGACATCGATCAACGTGAATTGTTCATCGTTGATCCAATGCTTGCTACTGGTGGTTCTGCCAACATGGCTATCGATGCGTTGAAGAAACGTGGTGCAAAGCATATGCGTCTAGTTGTTCTAGTTGCTGCCCCAGAAGGTGTTAAGGCTGTTCAAGACGCACATCCAGATGTCGATATCTATGCTGCTTCACTAGATGAAAAGATTACAGACAGTGGTTATATTTTCCCAGGTTTAGGTGATGCTGGAGACAGATTATTTGGGACAAAATAA
- a CDS encoding F0F1 ATP synthase subunit gamma, whose protein sequence is MAESLMDIKRRISSTKKTGQITKAMQMVSGAKLSRIEKKSIAYQLYEKKVEDIVRHLKAADVFKELSVADDSDDPLSLNSLLKVREVKKTAYVVITSDRGLVGGYNSNILKAMMELFEKKYHGDQSKFTIISLGATGTEFFKARGYDVSYEYRGLPDIPTVKDITPIMKTILQMYQAELFDEIDICHNHHVNSLVSEFTNQKLLPLADPDDVTPEEQQVATEYITEPNPKAVLSAIVPQYIECLVLGAMMDAKTAEHAASVTAMKSASDNADDLISSLSLHYNRARQAQITTEITEIIGGAAALE, encoded by the coding sequence ATGGCTGAGTCCCTTATGGATATTAAAAGAAGAATTTCTTCTACTAAGAAAACCGGTCAAATCACAAAGGCCATGCAAATGGTATCTGGTGCTAAACTCTCTCGTATTGAAAAGAAATCTATTGCTTATCAATTGTATGAAAAAAAGGTTGAAGATATTGTTAGACATTTGAAGGCAGCAGATGTTTTCAAAGAATTATCAGTTGCTGATGATTCCGATGATCCATTGAGTCTAAACAGTCTTCTAAAAGTTCGTGAAGTCAAAAAGACTGCCTACGTCGTTATTACTAGTGACCGTGGTCTTGTTGGTGGATACAATAGTAATATTTTGAAAGCTATGATGGAATTATTCGAAAAGAAGTATCATGGTGATCAAAGTAAATTTACTATCATTTCCTTAGGTGCTACTGGAACAGAATTCTTCAAGGCACGTGGATATGATGTATCGTATGAATATCGTGGTTTACCTGATATTCCAACGGTTAAAGATATCACTCCAATCATGAAGACGATTCTACAAATGTATCAAGCAGAATTGTTCGATGAAATTGATATTTGTCATAATCATCACGTTAACTCATTAGTTTCTGAATTTACAAATCAGAAACTTTTGCCATTGGCAGATCCTGATGACGTTACACCGGAAGAACAACAAGTTGCAACTGAATACATCACAGAACCAAACCCTAAAGCAGTTCTATCTGCAATTGTGCCTCAATATATTGAGTGTTTAGTTTTAGGAGCAATGATGGATGCAAAAACAGCAGAGCATGCCGCTTCTGTAACAGCCATGAAGAGTGCCAGTGATAATGCTGATGACCTTATTTCAAGTTTGTCATTACATTATAACCGTGCTCGTCAGGCTCAAATTACAACAGAAATCACCGAAATCATCGGTGGTGCTGCTGCACTTGAATAG
- the atpA gene encoding F0F1 ATP synthase subunit alpha: MSIKTEEISSLIKEQLKNYKNELSVDEVGTVTYVGDGIARANGLENAMASELLEFQDGTFGVAQNLESDDVGIIILGNYDKIREGDTVKRTGRIMEVPVGEAMIGRVVNSLGQPVDGQGDIKTDKTRPIESPAPGVMQRKSVFEPLQTGLKSVDSLVPIGRGQRELIIGDRKTGKTSIAIDTILNQKDEDMICIYVAIGQKESTIRAQVETLRKHGAMDYTIVVEAGPSQPAPMLYFAPYAGAAMGEYFMYNGKHVLIVYDDLSKQANAYREISLLLRRPPGREAYPGDVFYLHSRLLERAAKLSDKLGGGSMTALPIVETQAGDVSAYIPTNVISITDGQIFLSSDMFHSGTRPAIDAGTSVSRVGGDAQIKAMKKVAGTLRLDLSSYHELESFAQFGSDLDEATKAKLDRGRRTEEVLKQPVHSPVPVEKQVLILFALTRGFLDKIDVDNIKEYETSLSEYFDANHADLLQTIKEKGTLPDEDKFKAAVKDFTENFLASKSGTDSDSKQAEK, translated from the coding sequence ATGAGCATCAAAACTGAAGAGATTAGTTCACTGATCAAAGAACAGTTAAAGAACTATAAAAATGAACTCTCAGTTGATGAAGTAGGTACAGTTACATACGTCGGTGATGGTATTGCTCGTGCTAATGGCCTTGAAAATGCTATGGCAAGTGAATTGCTAGAATTCCAAGACGGTACTTTTGGTGTGGCTCAAAACCTTGAAAGTGATGATGTTGGTATTATCATTTTAGGTAACTACGATAAAATTCGTGAAGGCGATACTGTTAAGAGAACAGGTCGTATCATGGAAGTTCCAGTCGGAGAAGCAATGATTGGACGTGTCGTAAACTCTTTGGGTCAACCAGTTGATGGTCAAGGAGATATTAAGACAGACAAAACAAGACCTATTGAATCACCTGCACCCGGTGTTATGCAACGTAAGTCAGTTTTTGAACCTCTACAAACAGGTTTGAAATCAGTTGACTCACTTGTTCCTATTGGTCGTGGTCAACGTGAGTTGATCATCGGTGACCGTAAAACTGGTAAAACATCAATTGCTATTGATACAATTCTTAATCAAAAAGATGAAGATATGATTTGTATCTATGTTGCAATTGGACAAAAGGAATCAACAATTAGAGCCCAAGTTGAAACCTTAAGAAAGCATGGCGCAATGGATTACACAATCGTTGTTGAAGCTGGTCCTAGTCAACCAGCACCTATGCTTTACTTTGCACCATATGCTGGTGCTGCAATGGGTGAATATTTCATGTATAACGGCAAGCATGTTTTGATCGTCTATGATGATTTAAGCAAGCAAGCTAATGCTTATCGTGAAATATCACTATTGCTTCGTAGACCACCTGGGCGTGAAGCATATCCCGGTGATGTTTTCTACTTGCACTCACGTTTGCTAGAACGTGCTGCTAAGTTGAGTGACAAATTAGGTGGCGGTTCAATGACTGCTCTACCTATTGTTGAAACACAAGCCGGTGATGTGTCAGCCTATATTCCAACTAACGTAATTTCTATCACTGATGGACAGATTTTCTTGAGTAGTGATATGTTCCACTCAGGTACACGTCCAGCTATTGATGCTGGTACTTCTGTTTCTCGTGTTGGTGGGGATGCCCAAATTAAGGCTATGAAGAAAGTTGCTGGTACTTTGCGTCTAGATCTTTCTTCATATCATGAATTGGAATCATTCGCTCAATTCGGTTCAGATCTTGATGAAGCTACAAAGGCAAAACTAGATCGTGGTCGTCGTACAGAAGAAGTTCTAAAACAACCTGTACACTCACCAGTTCCTGTTGAAAAACAAGTTTTGATTTTGTTTGCTTTGACAAGAGGATTCTTGGATAAGATCGATGTAGATAATATTAAAGAATATGAAACTTCACTTTCTGAATATTTCGATGCAAACCATGCAGATCTTTTACAAACAATCAAAGAAAAAGGTACATTGCCTGATGAAGATAAGTTCAAAGCTGCTGTAAAAGACTTTACAGAAAACTTCTTAGCTTCAAAATCAGGAACAGATTCAGATAGCAAGCAAGCAGAAAAATAA
- the atpB gene encoding F0F1 ATP synthase subunit A has product MDDKYKFIDFLGLRFNVANDLSVLVSAVLVFILVFALSRKVTMRPGKAQNVLEWMIDFTNGIVKSAMPDGSGKQFNLYAFVLFLFIFVSNQLGLFFQLKIDGFTYVKSPTSNPLITMGLATVSLLLSHYYAVKKFGFGGYLSNYARPVKFLLPINLLEEFTNFLTLSLRLYGNIFAGEVLLALIGTVAKSVGAVTFIGAMPLAMIWQGFSVFIGAIQAYVFTTLSMVYISRKMEQE; this is encoded by the coding sequence TTGGATGATAAGTATAAGTTTATTGATTTCTTAGGCTTAAGATTCAATGTTGCAAATGACTTGTCAGTACTTGTCTCTGCAGTCCTTGTTTTCATTTTGGTGTTTGCATTATCTCGTAAAGTCACAATGAGACCAGGTAAAGCACAGAACGTACTTGAATGGATGATTGATTTTACTAATGGTATTGTAAAATCGGCAATGCCAGATGGTTCAGGTAAACAGTTCAATCTTTACGCGTTTGTATTATTCCTATTTATTTTCGTTTCTAACCAATTAGGATTATTCTTCCAGCTAAAGATTGACGGTTTCACATATGTTAAGTCACCAACATCTAATCCTTTAATTACAATGGGACTTGCGACGGTTTCATTGTTACTTTCACACTATTATGCTGTGAAGAAATTTGGATTTGGTGGTTATTTATCCAATTATGCGAGACCGGTAAAGTTTTTACTACCAATTAACCTTCTGGAAGAATTTACCAACTTCCTAACATTGTCACTACGTCTTTACGGTAATATTTTTGCCGGTGAAGTACTTCTTGCACTTATTGGAACTGTTGCCAAAAGCGTTGGTGCTGTGACATTTATTGGCGCAATGCCATTAGCCATGATTTGGCAAGGCTTTTCTGTATTTATTGGAGCCATCCAAGCGTACGTATTTACCACATTATCTATGGTTTATATTTCACGTAAAATGGAACAAGAATAA